The Balearica regulorum gibbericeps isolate bBalReg1 chromosome 5, bBalReg1.pri, whole genome shotgun sequence genome window below encodes:
- the NUMB gene encoding protein numb homolog isoform X10: MNKLRQSFRRKKDVYVPEASRPHQWQTDEEGVRTGKCSFPVKYLGHVEVDESRGMHICEDAVKRLKSERKFFKGFFGKSGKKAVKAVLWVSADGLRVVDEKTKDLIVDQTIEKVSFCAPDRNFDRAFSYICRDGTTRRWICHCFMAVKDTGERLSHAVGCAFAACLERKQKREKECGVTATFDASRTTFTREGSFRVTTATEQAEREEIMRQMPDTKAVETEVKTVAPGAAPNNAAPSSGSPTSPTAEVAASLDKEMSNPHAIPRRHAPIEQLARQGSFRGFPALSQKMSPFKRQLSLRINELPSTVQRKTDFPMKNSVPEVEGETDSISALCSQITSAFSTPSEDPFSSAPMTKPVTVVAPQSPAFQGTEWSSTSSGAASPSLFQGNHRRTPSEADRWLEEVSKTVRAQQQPAPAPAPQPAPQPLLQPPPAASQSAPAFPVSTFIAPQPVPVGVVPPMQPAFIPAQPYAVANGMTYAAPSVPVVGITPSQMVANVFGTASHTPAAHPHQSPSLVKQQTFSQYESNSATTSPFFNPPAQHNGSAAFNGVEGGKWAAEDKHSQPPAAAPQVDPFEAQWAALESKAKQRTNPSPTNPFSSDLQKTFEIEL, encoded by the exons TACTTGGGGCACGTCGAAGTGGATGAATCCAGAGGAATGCATATCTGTGAAGATGCTGTGAAGAGACTGAAATCT GAAAGGAAGTTCTTCAAAGGCTTCTTTGGAAAA tcTGGGAAGAAAGCCGTTAAAGCAGTCCTGTGGGTTTCGGCGGATGGACTCAGAGTTGTAGATGAGAAAACAAAG GATCTTATAGTTGATCAGACAATAGAGAAGGTTTCTTTCTGCGCGCCAGACAGGAACTTTGACCGGGCATTCTCATACATCTGTCGAGATGGCACGACAAGACGCTGGATATGCCACTGCTTTATGGCCGTAAAGGACACG GGGGAAAGGTTGAGTCATGCCGTGGGCTGTGCATTTGCAGCATGCCTGGAGCGAAAGCAGAAGCGAGAGAAGGAGTGTGGAGTGACTGCCACCTTTGATGCCAGCAGAACCACGTTCACTAGAGAGGGGTCATTCAGGGTCACTACAGCTACTGAACAAGCGGAGAGAGAGGAAATTATGAGACAGATGCCGGATACTAAAG CAGTTGAAACGGAAGTGAAAACAGTAGCACCAGGTGCTGCACCAAACAATGCTGCCCCCTCTTCTGGCTCACCAACCTCTCCTACTGCTGAAGTTGCCGCCTCTCTGGATAAAGAAATGAGCAATCCCCACGCTATTCCACGGAGACATGCCCCTATAGAACAGCTTGCCAGGCAAGGGTCTTTCAGGGGCTTCCCTGCCCTTAGCCAAAAGATGTCTCCTTTTAAACGCCAGTTGTCTTTGCGAATAAATGAGCTGCCTTCAACAGTGCAAAGGAAGACCGATTTCCCCATGAAAAACTCAG tCCCTGAGGTAGAAGGGGAAACGGACAGCATTAGTGCCCTGTGCTCTCAGATCACCAGTGCTTTCAGCACACCATCTGAAGATCCTTTCTCTTCGGCCCCCATGACAAAACCAGTGACAGTAGTTGCACCACAGTCTCCTGCCTTTCAAG GCACTGAATGGAGCAGCACCTCCTcaggtgcggcctcaccaaGTCTCTTCCAAGGAAATCACAGACGTACTCCTTCAGAGGCAGACCGCTGGTTGGAAGAGGTCTCAAAGACTGTCAGAGCCCaacagcagccagccccagcgccagccccacagccagccccacagccactactgcagcctcctccagcagcttcccAGTCAGCACCAGCCTTCCCAGTCAGCACCTTCATTGCGCCCCAGCCTGTGCCGGTGGGTGTGGTACCACCCATGCAGCCAGCATTTATTCCAGCTCAGCCCTATGCTGTAGCAAATGGGATGACCTACGCGGCCCCAAGCGTACCTGTGGTTGGAATCACACCTTCCCAGATGGTAGCCAACGTCTTTGGCACTGCAAGTCACACTCCAGCAGCCCATCCGCATCAGTCACCCAGTCTTGTCAAACAGCAGACGTTCTCTCAGTATGAAAGCAACAGCGCTACGACCAGCCCTTTCTTCAATCCACCCGCGCAGCACAACGGCTCTGCAGCTTTCAACGGAGTTGAGGGTGGCAAATGGGCTGCAGAGGACAAGCATTCACAGCCTCCCGCAGCTGCTCCCCAGGTAGACCCATTTGAAGCACAGTGGGCAGCACTAGAGAGCAAGGCAAAGCAACGCACTAATCCCTCTCCAACTAACCCCTTCTCCAGTGATTTACAGAAGACATTTGAGATTGAACTTTAA
- the NUMB gene encoding protein numb homolog isoform X6 gives MNKLRQSFRRKKDVYVPEASRPHQWQTDEEGVRTGKCSFPVKYLGHVEVDESRGMHICEDAVKRLKSSGKKAVKAVLWVSADGLRVVDEKTKDLIVDQTIEKVSFCAPDRNFDRAFSYICRDGTTRRWICHCFMAVKDTGERLSHAVGCAFAACLERKQKREKECGVTATFDASRTTFTREGSFRVTTATEQAEREEIMRQMPDTKVETEVKTVAPGAAPNNAAPSSGSPTSPTAEVAASLDKEMSNPHAIPRRHAPIEQLARQGSFRGFPALSQKMSPFKRQLSLRINELPSTVQRKTDFPMKNSVPEVEGETDSISALCSQITSAFSTPSEDPFSSAPMTKPVTVVAPQSPAFQVNGTASAFCVLAAKPSQAAVVSTAMPVRETNPWAHAPAANTGAAAMVAGTEWSSTSSGAASPSLFQGNHRRTPSEADRWLEEVSKTVRAQQQPAPAPAPQPAPQPLLQPPPAASQSAPAFPVSTFIAPQPVPVGVVPPMQPAFIPAQPYAVANGMTYAAPSVPVVGITPSQMVANVFGTASHTPAAHPHQSPSLVKQQTFSQYESNSATTSPFFNPPAQHNGSAAFNGVEGGKWAAEDKHSQPPAAAPQVDPFEAQWAALESKAKQRTNPSPTNPFSSDLQKTFEIEL, from the exons TACTTGGGGCACGTCGAAGTGGATGAATCCAGAGGAATGCATATCTGTGAAGATGCTGTGAAGAGACTGAAATCT tcTGGGAAGAAAGCCGTTAAAGCAGTCCTGTGGGTTTCGGCGGATGGACTCAGAGTTGTAGATGAGAAAACAAAG GATCTTATAGTTGATCAGACAATAGAGAAGGTTTCTTTCTGCGCGCCAGACAGGAACTTTGACCGGGCATTCTCATACATCTGTCGAGATGGCACGACAAGACGCTGGATATGCCACTGCTTTATGGCCGTAAAGGACACG GGGGAAAGGTTGAGTCATGCCGTGGGCTGTGCATTTGCAGCATGCCTGGAGCGAAAGCAGAAGCGAGAGAAGGAGTGTGGAGTGACTGCCACCTTTGATGCCAGCAGAACCACGTTCACTAGAGAGGGGTCATTCAGGGTCACTACAGCTACTGAACAAGCGGAGAGAGAGGAAATTATGAGACAGATGCCGGATACTAAAG TTGAAACGGAAGTGAAAACAGTAGCACCAGGTGCTGCACCAAACAATGCTGCCCCCTCTTCTGGCTCACCAACCTCTCCTACTGCTGAAGTTGCCGCCTCTCTGGATAAAGAAATGAGCAATCCCCACGCTATTCCACGGAGACATGCCCCTATAGAACAGCTTGCCAGGCAAGGGTCTTTCAGGGGCTTCCCTGCCCTTAGCCAAAAGATGTCTCCTTTTAAACGCCAGTTGTCTTTGCGAATAAATGAGCTGCCTTCAACAGTGCAAAGGAAGACCGATTTCCCCATGAAAAACTCAG tCCCTGAGGTAGAAGGGGAAACGGACAGCATTAGTGCCCTGTGCTCTCAGATCACCAGTGCTTTCAGCACACCATCTGAAGATCCTTTCTCTTCGGCCCCCATGACAAAACCAGTGACAGTAGTTGCACCACAGTCTCCTGCCTTTCAAG TTAATGGCACTGCCTCTGCCTTCTGTGTGCTTGCTGCTAAACCATCCCAAGCTGCTGTAGTGTCCACAGCTATGCCAGTTCGTGAAACCAATCCTTGGGCTCATGCTCCTGCTGCTAATACTGGAGCTGCAGCCATGGTCGCTG GCACTGAATGGAGCAGCACCTCCTcaggtgcggcctcaccaaGTCTCTTCCAAGGAAATCACAGACGTACTCCTTCAGAGGCAGACCGCTGGTTGGAAGAGGTCTCAAAGACTGTCAGAGCCCaacagcagccagccccagcgccagccccacagccagccccacagccactactgcagcctcctccagcagcttcccAGTCAGCACCAGCCTTCCCAGTCAGCACCTTCATTGCGCCCCAGCCTGTGCCGGTGGGTGTGGTACCACCCATGCAGCCAGCATTTATTCCAGCTCAGCCCTATGCTGTAGCAAATGGGATGACCTACGCGGCCCCAAGCGTACCTGTGGTTGGAATCACACCTTCCCAGATGGTAGCCAACGTCTTTGGCACTGCAAGTCACACTCCAGCAGCCCATCCGCATCAGTCACCCAGTCTTGTCAAACAGCAGACGTTCTCTCAGTATGAAAGCAACAGCGCTACGACCAGCCCTTTCTTCAATCCACCCGCGCAGCACAACGGCTCTGCAGCTTTCAACGGAGTTGAGGGTGGCAAATGGGCTGCAGAGGACAAGCATTCACAGCCTCCCGCAGCTGCTCCCCAGGTAGACCCATTTGAAGCACAGTGGGCAGCACTAGAGAGCAAGGCAAAGCAACGCACTAATCCCTCTCCAACTAACCCCTTCTCCAGTGATTTACAGAAGACATTTGAGATTGAACTTTAA
- the NUMB gene encoding protein numb homolog isoform X3, which produces MNKLRQSFRRKKDVYVPEASRPHQWQTDEEGVRTGKCSFPVKYLGHVEVDESRGMHICEDAVKRLKSERKFFKGFFGKSGKKAVKAVLWVSADGLRVVDEKTKDLIVDQTIEKVSFCAPDRNFDRAFSYICRDGTTRRWICHCFMAVKDTGERLSHAVGCAFAACLERKQKREKECGVTATFDASRTTFTREGSFRVTTATEQAEREEIMRQMPDTKAVETEVKTVAPGAAPNNAAPSSGSPTSPTAEVAASLDKEMSNPHAIPRRHAPIEQLARQGSFRGFPALSQKMSPFKRQLSLRINELPSTVQRKTDFPMKNSVPEVEGETDSISALCSQITSAFSTPSEDPFSSAPMTKPVTVVAPQSPAFQVNGTASAFCVLAAKPSQAAVVSTAMPVRETNPWAHAPAANTGAAAMVAGTEWSSTSSGAASPSLFQGNHRRTPSEADRWLEEVSKTVRAQQQPAPAPAPQPAPQPLLQPPPAASQSAPAFPVSTFIAPQPVPVGVVPPMQPAFIPAQPYAVANGMTYAAPSVPVVGITPSQMVANVFGTASHTPAAHPHQSPSLVKQQTFSQYESNSATTSPFFNPPAQHNGSAAFNGVEGGKWAAEDKHSQPPAAAPQVDPFEAQWAALESKAKQRTNPSPTNPFSSDLQKTFEIEL; this is translated from the exons TACTTGGGGCACGTCGAAGTGGATGAATCCAGAGGAATGCATATCTGTGAAGATGCTGTGAAGAGACTGAAATCT GAAAGGAAGTTCTTCAAAGGCTTCTTTGGAAAA tcTGGGAAGAAAGCCGTTAAAGCAGTCCTGTGGGTTTCGGCGGATGGACTCAGAGTTGTAGATGAGAAAACAAAG GATCTTATAGTTGATCAGACAATAGAGAAGGTTTCTTTCTGCGCGCCAGACAGGAACTTTGACCGGGCATTCTCATACATCTGTCGAGATGGCACGACAAGACGCTGGATATGCCACTGCTTTATGGCCGTAAAGGACACG GGGGAAAGGTTGAGTCATGCCGTGGGCTGTGCATTTGCAGCATGCCTGGAGCGAAAGCAGAAGCGAGAGAAGGAGTGTGGAGTGACTGCCACCTTTGATGCCAGCAGAACCACGTTCACTAGAGAGGGGTCATTCAGGGTCACTACAGCTACTGAACAAGCGGAGAGAGAGGAAATTATGAGACAGATGCCGGATACTAAAG CAGTTGAAACGGAAGTGAAAACAGTAGCACCAGGTGCTGCACCAAACAATGCTGCCCCCTCTTCTGGCTCACCAACCTCTCCTACTGCTGAAGTTGCCGCCTCTCTGGATAAAGAAATGAGCAATCCCCACGCTATTCCACGGAGACATGCCCCTATAGAACAGCTTGCCAGGCAAGGGTCTTTCAGGGGCTTCCCTGCCCTTAGCCAAAAGATGTCTCCTTTTAAACGCCAGTTGTCTTTGCGAATAAATGAGCTGCCTTCAACAGTGCAAAGGAAGACCGATTTCCCCATGAAAAACTCAG tCCCTGAGGTAGAAGGGGAAACGGACAGCATTAGTGCCCTGTGCTCTCAGATCACCAGTGCTTTCAGCACACCATCTGAAGATCCTTTCTCTTCGGCCCCCATGACAAAACCAGTGACAGTAGTTGCACCACAGTCTCCTGCCTTTCAAG TTAATGGCACTGCCTCTGCCTTCTGTGTGCTTGCTGCTAAACCATCCCAAGCTGCTGTAGTGTCCACAGCTATGCCAGTTCGTGAAACCAATCCTTGGGCTCATGCTCCTGCTGCTAATACTGGAGCTGCAGCCATGGTCGCTG GCACTGAATGGAGCAGCACCTCCTcaggtgcggcctcaccaaGTCTCTTCCAAGGAAATCACAGACGTACTCCTTCAGAGGCAGACCGCTGGTTGGAAGAGGTCTCAAAGACTGTCAGAGCCCaacagcagccagccccagcgccagccccacagccagccccacagccactactgcagcctcctccagcagcttcccAGTCAGCACCAGCCTTCCCAGTCAGCACCTTCATTGCGCCCCAGCCTGTGCCGGTGGGTGTGGTACCACCCATGCAGCCAGCATTTATTCCAGCTCAGCCCTATGCTGTAGCAAATGGGATGACCTACGCGGCCCCAAGCGTACCTGTGGTTGGAATCACACCTTCCCAGATGGTAGCCAACGTCTTTGGCACTGCAAGTCACACTCCAGCAGCCCATCCGCATCAGTCACCCAGTCTTGTCAAACAGCAGACGTTCTCTCAGTATGAAAGCAACAGCGCTACGACCAGCCCTTTCTTCAATCCACCCGCGCAGCACAACGGCTCTGCAGCTTTCAACGGAGTTGAGGGTGGCAAATGGGCTGCAGAGGACAAGCATTCACAGCCTCCCGCAGCTGCTCCCCAGGTAGACCCATTTGAAGCACAGTGGGCAGCACTAGAGAGCAAGGCAAAGCAACGCACTAATCCCTCTCCAACTAACCCCTTCTCCAGTGATTTACAGAAGACATTTGAGATTGAACTTTAA
- the NUMB gene encoding protein numb homolog isoform X4 produces the protein MNKLRQSFRRKKDVYVPEASRPHQWQTDEEGVRTGKCSFPVKYLGHVEVDESRGMHICEDAVKRLKSERKFFKGFFGKSGKKAVKAVLWVSADGLRVVDEKTKDLIVDQTIEKVSFCAPDRNFDRAFSYICRDGTTRRWICHCFMAVKDTGERLSHAVGCAFAACLERKQKREKECGVTATFDASRTTFTREGSFRVTTATEQAEREEIMRQMPDTKVETEVKTVAPGAAPNNAAPSSGSPTSPTAEVAASLDKEMSNPHAIPRRHAPIEQLARQGSFRGFPALSQKMSPFKRQLSLRINELPSTVQRKTDFPMKNSVPEVEGETDSISALCSQITSAFSTPSEDPFSSAPMTKPVTVVAPQSPAFQVNGTASAFCVLAAKPSQAAVVSTAMPVRETNPWAHAPAANTGAAAMVAGTEWSSTSSGAASPSLFQGNHRRTPSEADRWLEEVSKTVRAQQQPAPAPAPQPAPQPLLQPPPAASQSAPAFPVSTFIAPQPVPVGVVPPMQPAFIPAQPYAVANGMTYAAPSVPVVGITPSQMVANVFGTASHTPAAHPHQSPSLVKQQTFSQYESNSATTSPFFNPPAQHNGSAAFNGVEGGKWAAEDKHSQPPAAAPQVDPFEAQWAALESKAKQRTNPSPTNPFSSDLQKTFEIEL, from the exons TACTTGGGGCACGTCGAAGTGGATGAATCCAGAGGAATGCATATCTGTGAAGATGCTGTGAAGAGACTGAAATCT GAAAGGAAGTTCTTCAAAGGCTTCTTTGGAAAA tcTGGGAAGAAAGCCGTTAAAGCAGTCCTGTGGGTTTCGGCGGATGGACTCAGAGTTGTAGATGAGAAAACAAAG GATCTTATAGTTGATCAGACAATAGAGAAGGTTTCTTTCTGCGCGCCAGACAGGAACTTTGACCGGGCATTCTCATACATCTGTCGAGATGGCACGACAAGACGCTGGATATGCCACTGCTTTATGGCCGTAAAGGACACG GGGGAAAGGTTGAGTCATGCCGTGGGCTGTGCATTTGCAGCATGCCTGGAGCGAAAGCAGAAGCGAGAGAAGGAGTGTGGAGTGACTGCCACCTTTGATGCCAGCAGAACCACGTTCACTAGAGAGGGGTCATTCAGGGTCACTACAGCTACTGAACAAGCGGAGAGAGAGGAAATTATGAGACAGATGCCGGATACTAAAG TTGAAACGGAAGTGAAAACAGTAGCACCAGGTGCTGCACCAAACAATGCTGCCCCCTCTTCTGGCTCACCAACCTCTCCTACTGCTGAAGTTGCCGCCTCTCTGGATAAAGAAATGAGCAATCCCCACGCTATTCCACGGAGACATGCCCCTATAGAACAGCTTGCCAGGCAAGGGTCTTTCAGGGGCTTCCCTGCCCTTAGCCAAAAGATGTCTCCTTTTAAACGCCAGTTGTCTTTGCGAATAAATGAGCTGCCTTCAACAGTGCAAAGGAAGACCGATTTCCCCATGAAAAACTCAG tCCCTGAGGTAGAAGGGGAAACGGACAGCATTAGTGCCCTGTGCTCTCAGATCACCAGTGCTTTCAGCACACCATCTGAAGATCCTTTCTCTTCGGCCCCCATGACAAAACCAGTGACAGTAGTTGCACCACAGTCTCCTGCCTTTCAAG TTAATGGCACTGCCTCTGCCTTCTGTGTGCTTGCTGCTAAACCATCCCAAGCTGCTGTAGTGTCCACAGCTATGCCAGTTCGTGAAACCAATCCTTGGGCTCATGCTCCTGCTGCTAATACTGGAGCTGCAGCCATGGTCGCTG GCACTGAATGGAGCAGCACCTCCTcaggtgcggcctcaccaaGTCTCTTCCAAGGAAATCACAGACGTACTCCTTCAGAGGCAGACCGCTGGTTGGAAGAGGTCTCAAAGACTGTCAGAGCCCaacagcagccagccccagcgccagccccacagccagccccacagccactactgcagcctcctccagcagcttcccAGTCAGCACCAGCCTTCCCAGTCAGCACCTTCATTGCGCCCCAGCCTGTGCCGGTGGGTGTGGTACCACCCATGCAGCCAGCATTTATTCCAGCTCAGCCCTATGCTGTAGCAAATGGGATGACCTACGCGGCCCCAAGCGTACCTGTGGTTGGAATCACACCTTCCCAGATGGTAGCCAACGTCTTTGGCACTGCAAGTCACACTCCAGCAGCCCATCCGCATCAGTCACCCAGTCTTGTCAAACAGCAGACGTTCTCTCAGTATGAAAGCAACAGCGCTACGACCAGCCCTTTCTTCAATCCACCCGCGCAGCACAACGGCTCTGCAGCTTTCAACGGAGTTGAGGGTGGCAAATGGGCTGCAGAGGACAAGCATTCACAGCCTCCCGCAGCTGCTCCCCAGGTAGACCCATTTGAAGCACAGTGGGCAGCACTAGAGAGCAAGGCAAAGCAACGCACTAATCCCTCTCCAACTAACCCCTTCTCCAGTGATTTACAGAAGACATTTGAGATTGAACTTTAA
- the NUMB gene encoding protein numb homolog isoform X2: MNKLRQSFRRKKDVYVPEASRPHQWQTDEEGVRTGKCSFPVKYLGHVEVDESRGMHICEDAVKRLKSLPTVIALDLSPLFLQERKFFKGFFGKSGKKAVKAVLWVSADGLRVVDEKTKDLIVDQTIEKVSFCAPDRNFDRAFSYICRDGTTRRWICHCFMAVKDTGERLSHAVGCAFAACLERKQKREKECGVTATFDASRTTFTREGSFRVTTATEQAEREEIMRQMPDTKVETEVKTVAPGAAPNNAAPSSGSPTSPTAEVAASLDKEMSNPHAIPRRHAPIEQLARQGSFRGFPALSQKMSPFKRQLSLRINELPSTVQRKTDFPMKNSVPEVEGETDSISALCSQITSAFSTPSEDPFSSAPMTKPVTVVAPQSPAFQVNGTASAFCVLAAKPSQAAVVSTAMPVRETNPWAHAPAANTGAAAMVAGTEWSSTSSGAASPSLFQGNHRRTPSEADRWLEEVSKTVRAQQQPAPAPAPQPAPQPLLQPPPAASQSAPAFPVSTFIAPQPVPVGVVPPMQPAFIPAQPYAVANGMTYAAPSVPVVGITPSQMVANVFGTASHTPAAHPHQSPSLVKQQTFSQYESNSATTSPFFNPPAQHNGSAAFNGVEGGKWAAEDKHSQPPAAAPQVDPFEAQWAALESKAKQRTNPSPTNPFSSDLQKTFEIEL; encoded by the exons TACTTGGGGCACGTCGAAGTGGATGAATCCAGAGGAATGCATATCTGTGAAGATGCTGTGAAGAGACTGAAATCT CTACCTACAGTAATAGCGCTCGACTTGTCCCCCCTGTTCCTCCAGGAAAGGAAGTTCTTCAAAGGCTTCTTTGGAAAA tcTGGGAAGAAAGCCGTTAAAGCAGTCCTGTGGGTTTCGGCGGATGGACTCAGAGTTGTAGATGAGAAAACAAAG GATCTTATAGTTGATCAGACAATAGAGAAGGTTTCTTTCTGCGCGCCAGACAGGAACTTTGACCGGGCATTCTCATACATCTGTCGAGATGGCACGACAAGACGCTGGATATGCCACTGCTTTATGGCCGTAAAGGACACG GGGGAAAGGTTGAGTCATGCCGTGGGCTGTGCATTTGCAGCATGCCTGGAGCGAAAGCAGAAGCGAGAGAAGGAGTGTGGAGTGACTGCCACCTTTGATGCCAGCAGAACCACGTTCACTAGAGAGGGGTCATTCAGGGTCACTACAGCTACTGAACAAGCGGAGAGAGAGGAAATTATGAGACAGATGCCGGATACTAAAG TTGAAACGGAAGTGAAAACAGTAGCACCAGGTGCTGCACCAAACAATGCTGCCCCCTCTTCTGGCTCACCAACCTCTCCTACTGCTGAAGTTGCCGCCTCTCTGGATAAAGAAATGAGCAATCCCCACGCTATTCCACGGAGACATGCCCCTATAGAACAGCTTGCCAGGCAAGGGTCTTTCAGGGGCTTCCCTGCCCTTAGCCAAAAGATGTCTCCTTTTAAACGCCAGTTGTCTTTGCGAATAAATGAGCTGCCTTCAACAGTGCAAAGGAAGACCGATTTCCCCATGAAAAACTCAG tCCCTGAGGTAGAAGGGGAAACGGACAGCATTAGTGCCCTGTGCTCTCAGATCACCAGTGCTTTCAGCACACCATCTGAAGATCCTTTCTCTTCGGCCCCCATGACAAAACCAGTGACAGTAGTTGCACCACAGTCTCCTGCCTTTCAAG TTAATGGCACTGCCTCTGCCTTCTGTGTGCTTGCTGCTAAACCATCCCAAGCTGCTGTAGTGTCCACAGCTATGCCAGTTCGTGAAACCAATCCTTGGGCTCATGCTCCTGCTGCTAATACTGGAGCTGCAGCCATGGTCGCTG GCACTGAATGGAGCAGCACCTCCTcaggtgcggcctcaccaaGTCTCTTCCAAGGAAATCACAGACGTACTCCTTCAGAGGCAGACCGCTGGTTGGAAGAGGTCTCAAAGACTGTCAGAGCCCaacagcagccagccccagcgccagccccacagccagccccacagccactactgcagcctcctccagcagcttcccAGTCAGCACCAGCCTTCCCAGTCAGCACCTTCATTGCGCCCCAGCCTGTGCCGGTGGGTGTGGTACCACCCATGCAGCCAGCATTTATTCCAGCTCAGCCCTATGCTGTAGCAAATGGGATGACCTACGCGGCCCCAAGCGTACCTGTGGTTGGAATCACACCTTCCCAGATGGTAGCCAACGTCTTTGGCACTGCAAGTCACACTCCAGCAGCCCATCCGCATCAGTCACCCAGTCTTGTCAAACAGCAGACGTTCTCTCAGTATGAAAGCAACAGCGCTACGACCAGCCCTTTCTTCAATCCACCCGCGCAGCACAACGGCTCTGCAGCTTTCAACGGAGTTGAGGGTGGCAAATGGGCTGCAGAGGACAAGCATTCACAGCCTCCCGCAGCTGCTCCCCAGGTAGACCCATTTGAAGCACAGTGGGCAGCACTAGAGAGCAAGGCAAAGCAACGCACTAATCCCTCTCCAACTAACCCCTTCTCCAGTGATTTACAGAAGACATTTGAGATTGAACTTTAA